Proteins encoded in a region of the Pelobates fuscus isolate aPelFus1 chromosome 11, aPelFus1.pri, whole genome shotgun sequence genome:
- the GFY gene encoding Golgi-associated olfactory signaling regulator, which yields MKEGSKLCRMRVHHVFILYMLGCNTKVTFAALTSQPIKMNGMENVSKNGEDTNAVHSELVKGYSDLRNVSAGDVQMSSNSTTLSGHLIVNETLHFALCNTSCPDSISDGNHITERPRANITSRINVSGENIGPWIASSHHDWSSLENMTDVNASSSTLNKEGISNQLSHNSTYHALYYTFFGEDSEPTEFNFRKTIASHKLLAMFLGMAVVLAALLVLVYCIYSRQHKEDMFSHHRLYGEGFEDPVLHLDTPVDHFDFFSFKDTEITPTPTPLHKPQNYVINEPKQDNTFDVPKETHSNENSHQNFQMSSLNIM from the exons ATGAAAGAGGGAAGCAAATTGTGCCGAATGCGTGTTCACCATGTATTCATATTGTACATGCTTGGTTGCAATACAAAGGTGACTTTTGCTGCATTAACATCTCAGCCAATAAAAATGAATGGAATGGAAAATGTGAGCAAGAATGGTGAAGACACTAACGCTGTGCATTCAGAACTTGTCAAAGGCTACAGTGATCTCAGAAATGTATCTGCTGGTGACGTTCAGATGTCATCAAATTCTACAACTCTGTCTGGTCACCTCATTGTCAATGAAACGCTGCACTTTGCACTATGCAATACATCATGTCCTGATTCAATTAGTGATGGAAATCACATCACTGAAAGACCGAGAGCAAACATTACGAGCAGAATAAATGTCTCGGGTGAAAATATTGGTCCTTGGATTGCATCTTCACATCATGACTGGTCATCACTTGAAAACATGACTGATGTCAACGCAAGCAGTTCAACCCTAAATAAGGAAGGAATATCCAATCAGTTATCTCACAACTCAACATATCATGCattgtattatacattttttggaGAAGACAGTGAGCCAACTG AATTCAATTTCCGGAAGACGATTGCTTCGCACAAGTTGCTTGCCATGTTCCTTGGCATGGCTGTAGTTCTTGCTGCCTTACTGGTTCTTGTCTACTGTATCTATAGCAGACAGCACAAGGAGGACATGTTCTCACATCACAGACTTTATGGAGAAGGCTTTGAAGACCCAG TACTGCATCTTGACACACCGGTGGATCACTTTGATTTCTTCTCTTTCAAAGACACAGAAATAACCCCCACACCAACTCCACTGCACAAACCACAAAATTATGTTATTAATGAACCTAAACAAGACAATACATTTGATGTACCAAAAGAAACACATTCCAATGAGAATTCACATCAGAACTTCCAGATGAGCTCTCTTAACATTATGTAA